Proteins encoded in a region of the Quercus lobata isolate SW786 chromosome 8, ValleyOak3.0 Primary Assembly, whole genome shotgun sequence genome:
- the LOC115958077 gene encoding protein DETOXIFICATION 40-like, whose amino-acid sequence MGSSEDNINEPLLQSNTQSPSLSSYSFTTKHQSSRELERILSDDSVPFLRRLPAATWIEFKLLFYLAAPAVIVYMINYLMSMSTQIIAGHLGNLELAAASLGNNGIQVFAYGLMLGMGSAVETLCGQAYGAQKYEMLGIYLQRSTILLTLAGVLLSIIYIFSKPILIFLGESPRIASAAAIFVYGLIPQIFAYAVNFPIQKFLQAQSIVLPSAIMSTATLVVHILLSWVVVYKIGLGLLGASLVLSLSWWIIVVAQFVYIVKSESCKYTWRGFSLQAFSELPGFFRLSVASAVMLCLETWYFQILVLLAGLLPNPELALDALSICTTVSGWVFMISVGFNAAASVRVSNELGAGNPKSASFSVTVVTLISFIISVISALVVLALRDVISYAFTQGETVAAAVSDLCPLLALTLLLNGIQPVVSGVAVGCGWQAFVAYVNIACYYGVGIPLGVLLGFYFKLGAKGIWLGMLSGTLAQTIILIWVTFRTDWNKEVEEATKRLNKWEDKMESLTMN is encoded by the exons ATGGGGTCTTCAGAAGATAACATCAATGAGCCCTTGCTCCAAAGCAACacacaatctccctctttgtcATCCTATTCATTCACCACAAAGCATCAATCAAGCCGCGAGCTTGAAAGGATTTTGTCCGACGATAGCGTGCCTTTCTTGCGGCGTCTACCAGCCGCTACATGGATTGAGTTCAAGCTCCTCTTCTACCTTGCTGCTCCGGCTGTTATTGTTTACATGATCAACTATCTCATGTCCATGTCCACCCAAATCATTGCCGGCCACCTTGGTAACCTTGAGCTTGCTGCCGCCTCTCTTGGCAACAATGGCATCCAAGTCTTTGCCTATGGCCTTATG TTAGGCATGGGGAGTGCTGTGGAGACGCTATGTGGACAAGCATATGGAGCCCAAAAGTACGAAATGCTAGGCATATATTTGCAAAGATCAACCATCCTTCTCACTTTAGCAGGTGTCCTCCTCAGTATCATCTATATCTTCTCCAAGCCCATCCTAATATTTCTTGGTGAATCACCAAGAATTGCATCTGCAGCAGCAATTTTCGTCTATGGTCTAATCCCTCAAATCTTCGCATACGCTGTAAACTTCCCTATCCAAAAATTTCTACAAGCTCAAAGCATTGTACTCCCTAGTGCAATAATGTCAACGGCCACACTAGTGGTACACATTTTGCTAAGCTGGGTTGTAGTGTACAAGATTGGGCTTGGGTTGTTAGGTGCATCATTAGTGCTGAGCTTGTCATGGTGGATTATAGTGGTGGCACAATTTGTCTACATAGTGAAAAGTGAGAGTTGCAAGTATACGTGGAGGGGGTTTAGTCTGCAAGCATTCTCAGAATTACCAGGATTCTTTAGGTTGTCAGTGGCATCAGCGGTGATGCTATGCCTAGAGACGTGGTACTTTCAAATTCTTGTTTTGCTGGCTGGATTGCTTCCGAACCCTGAGTTGGCTTTGGATGCCCTATCCATTTG CACAACAGTATCTGGATGGGTTTTCATGATCTCGGTTGGCTTCAATGCAGCTGCAAG TGTGAGAGTGAGCAATGAGCTTGGAGCTGGAAATCCAAAGTCAGCATCATTTTCTGTGACGGTTGTGACATTGATCTCCTTCATCATCTCTGTGATCTCAGCATTGGTTGTGCTTGCTTTACGCGATGTCATAAGCTATGCATTCACTCAAGGTGAAACCGTGGCCGCTGCTGTCTCGGATCTCTGCCCACTTCTCGCCCTCACCCTCCTCCTCAATGGAATTCAACCTGTCGTGTCCG GGGTGGCTGTTGGGTGTGGATGGCAAGCTTTCGTTGCATACGTAAATATTGCATGTTACTACGGGGTTGGAATACCATTGGGTGTGCTTCTCGgcttttattttaaacttggtGCCAAG gggatATGGTTGGGAATGCTCAGTGGCACGTTGGCGCAAACTATCATTTTGATTTGGGTTACGTTTCGGACGGATTGGAATAAAGAG GTGGAAGAAGCTACCAAAAGGTTGAACAAATGGGAGGATAAAATGGAATCACTTACGATGAACTGA